The following are encoded together in the Bradyrhizobium genosp. L genome:
- a CDS encoding SDR family NAD(P)-dependent oxidoreductase — protein MNPPAQKVALVTGAARGIGLATAKRFLAEGWRVALLDIEGELLRAAVAALNNDDAVALTCDVSDADGVAAAIATIASRFGRLDALVNNAGVAVFAPVLETSDADWSRIMAVNLTGPFLCTKAAAPVMRDNGGGAIVNVTSISAVRASTLRAAYGTSKAGLAHLTRQLAVELAALGIRVNGVAPGPVETAMAKAVHTPEIRADYHDAIPLNRYGLEEELADAIFFLCSDRSSYITGQILAVDGGFDAAGIGLPTLRGRRRNG, from the coding sequence ATGAATCCTCCCGCACAAAAAGTCGCACTCGTCACCGGCGCCGCGCGCGGCATCGGGCTTGCGACCGCAAAGCGCTTTCTTGCCGAGGGCTGGCGCGTCGCGCTGCTCGACATCGAAGGCGAATTGCTCCGCGCGGCGGTCGCGGCGCTGAACAATGACGACGCGGTGGCGCTGACCTGCGACGTCTCCGATGCCGATGGCGTCGCGGCGGCGATCGCGACCATCGCGAGCCGGTTCGGCCGGCTCGATGCGCTGGTCAACAACGCCGGCGTCGCGGTGTTCGCGCCGGTGCTGGAGACGTCGGATGCCGACTGGAGCCGGATCATGGCGGTCAACCTCACCGGCCCGTTCCTGTGCACCAAGGCGGCGGCGCCCGTGATGCGCGACAATGGCGGCGGCGCAATCGTCAACGTCACCTCGATCTCGGCGGTGCGCGCCTCGACCTTGCGCGCGGCCTACGGGACCAGCAAGGCGGGCCTCGCACATCTCACCAGGCAGCTCGCGGTCGAGCTCGCCGCGCTCGGCATCCGCGTCAATGGCGTCGCCCCCGGGCCGGTCGAGACCGCGATGGCGAAGGCGGTGCACACGCCCGAGATCCGCGCCGACTACCACGACGCGATCCCGCTCAACCGTTACGGGCTGGAAGAGGAACTGGCGGACGCGATCTTCTTCCTGTGTTCGGACCGCTCAAGCTACATCACCGGCCAGATTCTCGCCGTCGACGGCGGCTTCGACGCCGCCGGCATCGGGCTGCCGACGCTGCGCGGCCGGCGGCGCAACGGCTAA
- a CDS encoding nuclear transport factor 2 family protein, whose product MAATGNRAEIIRALFAAYLANDRAAVEAAFAEDFRFTSPYDEGLDKKTYFSICWRDTDWIGRHEIERILVDGAEAFVTYRCVGKDGKSFRNTEFFAFDGDKIARIDVYFGPSYEGGAFVKQQR is encoded by the coding sequence ATGGCAGCAACTGGCAACAGAGCCGAGATCATCCGCGCACTCTTCGCCGCCTATCTCGCCAACGACCGGGCCGCGGTCGAAGCGGCGTTCGCGGAGGATTTCCGCTTCACCTCGCCCTATGACGAAGGTCTCGACAAGAAGACCTATTTCTCGATCTGCTGGCGCGATACCGATTGGATCGGCCGCCACGAGATCGAGCGCATCCTGGTCGATGGCGCTGAGGCGTTCGTCACCTATCGCTGCGTCGGCAAGGACGGCAAGAGCTTTCGCAACACCGAGTTCTTCGCCTTCGACGGCGACAAGATCGCGCGCATCGACGTCTATTTCGGCCCGTCCTACGAGGGCGGCGCCTTCGTCAAGCAGCAGCGTTGA
- a CDS encoding YciI family protein, producing MSNNDTYLAVYLGSMNGARMQAWMALPEAERRAKEQQGMAAWGAWVEKHKDVIVELGGPVGKTKKVDANGIADIKNLLTGFTVVRAPSHEAAAKLFENHPHFTAFPGEGVEIMPVLPIPGR from the coding sequence ATGAGCAACAACGACACTTATCTGGCCGTCTATCTCGGCAGCATGAACGGCGCGCGCATGCAAGCCTGGATGGCCCTGCCGGAAGCCGAGCGGCGCGCCAAGGAGCAGCAGGGCATGGCCGCCTGGGGCGCCTGGGTCGAGAAGCACAAGGACGTCATCGTCGAGCTCGGCGGCCCGGTCGGCAAGACCAAGAAGGTCGACGCCAACGGCATCGCCGACATCAAGAACCTCTTGACCGGCTTCACCGTGGTGCGCGCGCCCTCGCACGAAGCCGCCGCCAAGCTGTTCGAGAACCATCCGCACTTCACGGCCTTCCCGGGCGAGGGCGTCGAGATCATGCCGGTGCTCCCGATTCCGGGACGGTGA
- a CDS encoding serine O-acetyltransferase: protein MATAEFLSTYDLWDQICREAEAATAADPFLKATSTVLLHHRDLAGALAALIGQRIGSAVADRIQFTRTAREAFAAEPALVDAASRDLQAIVRRDPAIAGLLQPLLNFKGYVALQAWRVSNWLWRRGRADLARLIQSAAADQLQVSIHPSAAIGTEVFLDHGTGLIIGALVTIGDEATILQNVTISRHRDDPRHAPTVGRGVLVSAGATVIGDVSIGAFAKIGAGALVTADVPSGCTAVGVPARLTNCAEAAMA, encoded by the coding sequence ATGGCAACGGCCGAATTCCTGTCGACGTACGATCTCTGGGATCAGATCTGCCGCGAAGCGGAGGCTGCGACGGCCGCGGATCCGTTTCTCAAAGCGACCTCCACCGTCCTCCTCCATCATCGCGATCTCGCCGGCGCGCTCGCCGCCCTGATCGGCCAGCGCATCGGCAGCGCCGTGGCCGATCGCATCCAGTTCACGCGCACCGCGCGCGAGGCGTTCGCCGCCGAGCCCGCGCTGGTCGACGCCGCGAGCCGTGACCTGCAGGCCATCGTCCGCCGCGATCCCGCGATCGCCGGCCTCCTGCAGCCGCTGCTGAACTTCAAGGGCTACGTCGCGTTGCAGGCCTGGCGCGTGTCGAACTGGTTGTGGCGCCGTGGCCGCGCCGATCTCGCGCGGCTGATACAAAGCGCCGCCGCCGACCAACTCCAGGTCAGCATTCATCCATCGGCCGCGATCGGCACCGAAGTCTTCCTCGACCACGGCACCGGCCTGATCATCGGCGCGCTGGTGACGATCGGTGACGAGGCCACGATCCTGCAGAACGTCACCATCTCACGCCACCGGGACGATCCGCGCCACGCCCCGACGGTCGGCCGCGGCGTCCTCGTCAGCGCCGGTGCAACTGTTATCGGCGACGTCAGCATCGGCGCTTTTGCCAAGATCGGCGCCGGCGCGCTGGTGACGGCAGACGTTCCGTCCGGCTGCACCGCGGTCGGCGTCCCCGCGCGGCTGACCAATTGCGCGGAAGCGGCGATGGCGTAG
- a CDS encoding metal ABC transporter permease: MLTDALITPFTEFEFMRRALAAVIALSLGGAPIGVFLMLRRMSLVGDAMAHAILPGAAIGFLVSGLNLFAMTTGGLIAGFTVALLAGLVARTTELKEDASLATFYLVSLALGVTIVSIKGTNVDLLHVLFGNILAMDDQTLLVIAFNATLTLLVLAVIYRPLVIECVDPVFLRTVSRAGAPAHLAFLALVVINLVNGFHALGTLLGVGLMILPAGIARFWSRDVTTMICIAVASAMVSGYSGLVLSYQTRIPSGPAIILVAAGLYIVSLLFGNVSGLVRQLFPGRHLEA; encoded by the coding sequence ATGCTGACGGACGCGCTGATCACGCCCTTTACCGAATTCGAGTTCATGCGCCGCGCGCTCGCGGCCGTGATCGCGCTGTCGCTCGGCGGCGCGCCGATCGGCGTGTTCCTGATGCTGCGGCGGATGAGCCTGGTCGGCGACGCCATGGCGCATGCGATCCTGCCTGGAGCGGCGATCGGCTTCCTGGTCTCCGGACTCAATCTGTTCGCGATGACGACCGGCGGCCTGATCGCGGGCTTTACCGTGGCGCTGCTCGCCGGCCTCGTTGCCCGCACCACCGAACTGAAGGAGGACGCCTCGCTGGCGACCTTCTACCTGGTCTCGCTCGCGCTCGGCGTCACCATCGTCTCGATCAAGGGCACCAATGTCGACCTGCTGCATGTGCTGTTCGGCAACATCCTGGCGATGGACGATCAGACCTTGCTGGTGATCGCCTTCAACGCCACGCTCACGCTGCTGGTGCTCGCGGTGATCTATCGGCCGCTGGTGATCGAATGCGTCGATCCGGTGTTCCTGCGCACCGTCAGCCGCGCTGGCGCCCCGGCCCATCTCGCCTTCCTGGCGCTGGTCGTGATCAACCTCGTCAACGGCTTTCATGCGCTCGGCACGCTGCTCGGCGTCGGGCTGATGATCCTGCCCGCCGGTATCGCCCGGTTCTGGTCGCGCGATGTCACCACCATGATCTGCATCGCGGTGGCGAGTGCGATGGTTTCGGGCTATTCAGGCCTCGTGCTGTCGTACCAGACCAGAATCCCGTCCGGCCCCGCGATCATCCTGGTCGCGGCCGGGCTCTATATCGTGTCGCTGCTGTTCGGCAATGTCAGCGGCCTGGTGCGGCAACTGTTCCCCGGCCGGCATCTCGAGGCGTGA
- a CDS encoding methyl-accepting chemotaxis protein: MFTFNNAKVQNALAQATAIGKSQAVIEFKLDGSIVTANENFLNAMGYALDEIRGKHHSMFVEPAVRDSREYREFWASLNRGEFQAAQYKRIAKGGREIWIQASYNPIMDKNGKPVGVIKFATDITQQKIHSMEDAGKIAAIGRAQAVIEFNMDGTIVNANENFLGAMGYALDEIRGKHHSMFMPPADRDGAAYREFWARLNRGEFEAGEFKRLAKGAKEIWILATYNPILDERGRPFKVVKFATDVTQQKLKAADNDGQIDAIGKSQAVIEFNMDGTIRNANGNFLAAMGYSLGEIQGKHHSVFVEPVEASSMAYREFWASLNRGEFQAAEYKRIAKGGREIWIQASYNPILDLNGKPYKVVKYATDITAQAIGRKKADSARGLIEAVAAGSEEMSASIREISETMTKSKQNAAVASGRVEAADAQAQKLNAAAQAMSGIVDLISSITGQINLLALNATIESARAGEAGRGFAVVASEVKSLANQAKQATDTISSEIDALNNIAGEVASSLSEIKAAIAGVNEYITSTAAAVEEQSIVTQDMSTNMQRASAELAA, encoded by the coding sequence ATGTTCACGTTCAACAACGCAAAGGTGCAGAACGCGCTGGCGCAGGCCACCGCGATCGGCAAGTCGCAGGCCGTGATCGAGTTCAAGCTCGATGGCTCCATCGTCACCGCGAACGAGAATTTCCTCAACGCGATGGGCTACGCGCTCGACGAGATCAGGGGCAAGCATCACAGCATGTTCGTCGAACCGGCCGTGCGCGACAGCCGCGAATACCGCGAGTTTTGGGCGAGCCTGAACCGCGGCGAATTCCAGGCCGCGCAGTACAAGCGCATCGCCAAAGGCGGTCGCGAGATCTGGATCCAGGCCTCCTACAACCCGATCATGGACAAGAACGGCAAGCCGGTCGGCGTCATCAAGTTCGCGACCGACATCACGCAGCAGAAGATCCACAGCATGGAAGATGCCGGCAAGATCGCCGCGATCGGCCGGGCGCAGGCGGTGATCGAGTTCAACATGGACGGCACCATCGTCAACGCCAACGAGAACTTCCTCGGCGCGATGGGCTATGCGCTCGACGAGATCAGGGGCAAGCATCACAGCATGTTCATGCCGCCGGCCGACCGCGACGGCGCGGCCTATCGCGAGTTCTGGGCGCGGCTGAATCGCGGCGAGTTCGAGGCCGGCGAGTTCAAGCGGCTCGCCAAGGGCGCCAAGGAGATCTGGATCCTCGCCACCTACAACCCGATCCTCGACGAGCGCGGCCGGCCGTTCAAGGTCGTCAAGTTCGCGACCGACGTGACACAGCAGAAACTGAAGGCCGCCGACAATGACGGTCAGATCGACGCGATCGGCAAGTCGCAGGCGGTGATCGAGTTCAACATGGACGGCACCATCCGCAACGCGAACGGCAACTTCCTCGCCGCGATGGGCTATTCACTGGGCGAGATCCAGGGCAAGCACCACAGCGTGTTCGTCGAGCCGGTCGAGGCGAGCTCGATGGCCTATCGCGAGTTCTGGGCTTCGCTCAATCGCGGCGAATTTCAGGCCGCCGAATACAAGCGGATCGCCAAAGGTGGCCGCGAGATCTGGATCCAGGCGTCCTACAATCCGATCCTCGATCTCAACGGCAAGCCCTACAAGGTGGTGAAATACGCCACCGACATCACCGCCCAGGCGATCGGCCGCAAGAAGGCCGACTCCGCCCGCGGCCTGATCGAAGCGGTCGCCGCCGGCAGCGAGGAGATGAGCGCCTCGATCCGCGAGATCTCCGAGACCATGACCAAGTCCAAGCAAAATGCCGCGGTCGCCTCCGGCCGCGTCGAGGCGGCAGATGCGCAGGCGCAAAAACTCAACGCCGCGGCACAAGCGATGAGCGGTATCGTCGATCTGATCTCGAGCATCACCGGCCAGATCAACCTGCTCGCGCTCAACGCCACCATCGAATCCGCGCGCGCCGGCGAAGCCGGCCGCGGCTTCGCCGTGGTCGCCTCCGAGGTGAAGAGCCTCGCCAACCAGGCCAAGCAGGCGACCGACACGATCTCGTCCGAGATCGACGCGCTGAACAATATCGCCGGCGAGGTGGCGAGCTCGCTGTCCGAGATCAAGGCCGCGATCGCCGGGGTCAACGAGTACATCACCTCCACCGCGGCCGCGGTCGAGGAGCAGAGCATCGTGACGCAGGACATGTCGACCAACATGCAGCGCGCCTCGGCGGAGCTCGCGGCGTGA
- a CDS encoding YciI family protein, with product MRFMMLMIPHGYESAPAKLELDPERVAAMMRYNQELKDAGVLITLEGLHPPATGARVSFASGKPVVTDGPFTEAKEVIGGFWMIDVASRAEAIEWAKKCPASAEETIEIRQVQEMADFSDEVQQAASSFEHPQGGWGKALR from the coding sequence ATGCGTTTCATGATGCTGATGATCCCGCACGGCTACGAGAGCGCGCCGGCCAAGCTCGAGCTCGATCCCGAACGCGTCGCCGCGATGATGCGCTACAACCAGGAGCTCAAGGACGCCGGCGTGCTGATCACGCTGGAGGGCCTGCATCCGCCGGCGACCGGCGCGCGGGTCTCCTTCGCCTCCGGCAAGCCCGTCGTCACCGACGGTCCGTTCACCGAGGCCAAGGAGGTGATCGGCGGCTTCTGGATGATCGACGTCGCCTCGCGCGCCGAGGCGATCGAATGGGCGAAGAAGTGCCCGGCCTCCGCCGAGGAGACCATCGAGATCCGCCAGGTCCAGGAGATGGCCGACTTCTCCGACGAAGTGCAGCAGGCGGCATCGAGCTTCGAGCACCCGCAGGGCGGCTGGGGCAAGGCGCTGCGCTGA
- a CDS encoding DUF2852 domain-containing protein, giving the protein MAYTADADRWRGPVQDPYPPHMHMHWAPWHPLKIALIILGFMIWWPVGLAVLFFTLGSRKMACWSHNDMDRWQNKMERMQYKMDRMRNHMERRGFGFGFGPPSSGNRAFDEYRTETLRRLEDEQKEFKDFLNRLRHAKDKEEFDAFMAQQKTRPTPPPTDEPHQG; this is encoded by the coding sequence ATGGCCTACACCGCAGATGCCGATCGCTGGCGCGGTCCCGTCCAAGACCCGTATCCCCCGCACATGCACATGCATTGGGCGCCGTGGCACCCCCTCAAGATCGCCCTGATCATCCTCGGTTTCATGATCTGGTGGCCGGTCGGCCTCGCCGTTCTCTTTTTCACACTCGGGAGCAGAAAGATGGCCTGTTGGAGTCACAACGACATGGATCGCTGGCAGAACAAGATGGAGCGGATGCAGTACAAGATGGACCGCATGCGCAACCACATGGAGCGCCGCGGCTTCGGGTTCGGCTTCGGCCCGCCCTCGAGCGGCAACCGCGCCTTCGACGAATACCGCACCGAGACGCTGCGCCGTCTGGAAGACGAGCAGAAGGAGTTCAAGGATTTCCTGAACCGCCTGCGTCACGCCAAGGACAAGGAAGAGTTCGACGCCTTCATGGCCCAGCAGAAGACCCGTCCGACCCCGCCGCCGACCGACGAGCCGCATCAGGGCTGA
- a CDS encoding YciI family protein — MKFMVIVKANKETEAGVMPSTELLAAMGKFNEEMVKAGVMQAGEGLHPTAKGARVEYAGGRSTATRGPFSLSSDLVAGFWLIETKSLDEAIDWMKRAPFDGGSEIEIRQVFAPEDFGEALTPELREQEERLRAQSAKK; from the coding sequence ATGAAGTTCATGGTGATCGTGAAGGCGAACAAGGAGACCGAGGCCGGCGTGATGCCGTCGACCGAGCTGCTCGCCGCGATGGGCAAGTTCAACGAGGAGATGGTCAAGGCCGGCGTGATGCAGGCCGGCGAGGGCCTGCATCCGACCGCGAAGGGCGCGCGCGTCGAGTATGCCGGCGGCCGGAGCACCGCGACCCGCGGCCCGTTCAGCCTCTCGAGCGATCTCGTCGCCGGCTTCTGGCTGATCGAGACCAAGTCTCTCGACGAAGCCATCGACTGGATGAAGCGCGCGCCGTTCGACGGCGGCTCCGAGATCGAGATCCGCCAGGTGTTCGCACCCGAGGATTTCGGGGAGGCGCTGACGCCTGAGCTGCGCGAGCAGGAAGAGCGGCTGCGCGCGCAGTCTGCGAAGAAGTGA
- a CDS encoding glutathione S-transferase family protein, translating to MSLTLHYHPLPSFCWKSLIALYENATPFTPNNVDLTDPAERAALRALWPIGRFPVLRDEARGETVPESSVIIEYLDRHYPGTVRFLPDDPDQALATRLRDRFLDLYVHLQVQKIVGDRLRPAERKDPHGLAEARAQVHSSYAILDRQLAHGGWMMGERFSLADCAAAPSLFYGNKVEPIGADHRHLAAYFERLKARPSFTRVLVEAEPYFGFFPSEG from the coding sequence ATGTCGCTGACATTGCATTACCACCCGCTGCCCTCGTTCTGCTGGAAGTCGCTGATCGCACTTTACGAGAACGCCACGCCGTTCACGCCGAACAATGTCGATCTCACCGATCCCGCCGAGCGGGCCGCGCTACGCGCGCTGTGGCCGATCGGCCGCTTTCCGGTGCTGCGCGACGAAGCGCGCGGCGAGACCGTGCCGGAGTCCAGCGTCATCATCGAATATCTCGATCGGCATTATCCCGGCACCGTCAGGTTTCTGCCCGACGATCCCGATCAGGCGCTCGCGACGCGGCTGCGCGATCGCTTCCTCGATCTCTATGTCCACCTTCAGGTCCAGAAGATCGTCGGCGACCGGCTGCGGCCGGCCGAGCGCAAGGATCCCCATGGCCTGGCCGAGGCGAGGGCGCAGGTGCACTCCTCCTACGCGATCCTCGACCGGCAGCTCGCGCATGGCGGCTGGATGATGGGCGAGCGCTTCTCGCTGGCCGATTGCGCTGCGGCACCGTCGCTGTTCTACGGCAACAAGGTCGAGCCGATCGGAGCCGATCACCGGCACCTCGCCGCCTATTTCGAGCGGCTGAAGGCGCGTCCCTCCTTTACGCGCGTGCTCGTGGAAGCCGAGCCCTATTTCGGCTTTTTCCCGAGCGAGGGCTAA
- a CDS encoding metal ABC transporter ATP-binding protein, protein MAALVTFRDVTLGYDRHPAVHHLNGAVEAGALLAVIGPNGAGKSTLLRGIAGVLKPLSGVIDLDGLDHRDIAYLPQSADIDRTFPISVFDFVGTGLWRSTGFFGGIGRAARDKILAALAAVGLNGFENRPIGTLSGGQMQRMLFARVLLQDARLIVLDEPFNAIDAKTTADLLALVKRWHGEGRTVLAALHDLDMVRNNFPETLLLARGPVEWGPTAQALTPDNLVVAMRMCEAFDDQAAACAVDPNARAA, encoded by the coding sequence ATGGCCGCGCTCGTCACCTTCCGCGATGTCACGCTCGGTTATGACCGCCACCCGGCGGTGCATCATCTCAATGGCGCGGTGGAAGCCGGCGCGCTGCTGGCCGTGATCGGCCCGAACGGCGCCGGCAAGTCGACATTGCTGCGCGGCATTGCCGGCGTGCTGAAGCCGCTGTCCGGCGTGATCGATCTCGACGGGCTGGACCATCGTGACATCGCCTATCTGCCGCAGTCGGCCGATATCGACCGCACCTTCCCGATCTCGGTGTTCGATTTCGTCGGCACCGGGCTGTGGCGTTCGACCGGCTTCTTCGGCGGCATCGGCCGGGCCGCGCGCGACAAGATCCTGGCGGCGCTGGCCGCGGTCGGTCTCAACGGCTTTGAGAATCGCCCGATCGGCACGCTTTCCGGCGGCCAGATGCAGCGCATGCTGTTCGCGCGCGTGCTGCTGCAGGACGCCCGCCTGATCGTGCTCGACGAGCCCTTCAACGCCATCGACGCCAAGACCACCGCCGACCTGCTGGCGCTGGTCAAGCGCTGGCACGGCGAGGGCCGCACGGTGCTGGCCGCGCTGCACGACCTCGACATGGTGCGCAACAATTTCCCGGAAACGCTGCTGCTCGCCCGCGGGCCGGTCGAATGGGGGCCGACCGCGCAGGCGCTGACGCCCGACAATCTGGTGGTGGCGATGCGGATGTGCGAGGCCTTTGACGACCAGGCCGCCGCCTGCGCCGTCGACCCGAACGCGCGGGCCGCCTGA
- a CDS encoding DUF3551 domain-containing protein: MSGRHDVKLIGVKLFGALMLALGVLWMIQPASAQMYDPRYPVCMHVYGSLIGERMDCNFTSIEQCQFGAQGLPATCLVNPYYAGGSYTPRSPHPRRYER, from the coding sequence ATGAGCGGGAGACACGATGTGAAGTTGATTGGAGTGAAGTTATTTGGCGCATTGATGCTTGCGCTTGGCGTGCTCTGGATGATCCAGCCGGCATCCGCGCAAATGTACGATCCTCGTTACCCCGTCTGCATGCATGTTTACGGTTCGCTGATCGGCGAGCGGATGGACTGTAACTTCACCTCGATCGAGCAGTGCCAATTCGGCGCGCAAGGGCTGCCGGCGACCTGTCTGGTCAATCCCTATTACGCGGGCGGATCTTACACGCCAAGATCGCCGCACCCACGCCGATATGAGCGCTAG
- a CDS encoding TetR/AcrR family transcriptional regulator yields MSWRKDQGRTERGYHHGNLKEALLQAALDLISKKGPAGFTFADAARMAGVSPAAPYRHFRDRDELIASIAQRGFEQFESALTQAWDDGRPDTVTAFERVGKAYLAFAREEPAFYSAMFESGLPPDANPALMAAGERAFAIIRAAAERLAALAPPGQPRPPAMMMALHIWSMSHGVASLFGRGDAARRKLPMSPEELLEAEVLIYLRGLGFPTERRPGATPPPLNDTPAGDRSGEKSGPWGKPK; encoded by the coding sequence ATGAGCTGGCGCAAGGACCAAGGCCGCACCGAGCGCGGTTATCATCACGGCAATCTCAAGGAGGCGCTGCTGCAGGCAGCCCTCGATTTGATCTCGAAGAAGGGGCCGGCCGGCTTCACCTTCGCCGATGCCGCGCGCATGGCCGGCGTCAGCCCCGCGGCGCCCTACCGGCATTTCCGCGACCGCGACGAGCTGATCGCCAGCATCGCGCAGCGCGGCTTCGAGCAGTTCGAATCTGCCCTGACCCAGGCCTGGGACGACGGCCGCCCCGACACCGTCACGGCGTTCGAGCGGGTCGGCAAGGCCTATCTCGCCTTCGCCCGCGAGGAGCCGGCATTCTACTCCGCGATGTTCGAATCCGGCCTGCCGCCCGACGCCAATCCGGCGCTGATGGCCGCGGGCGAACGCGCCTTTGCCATCATCCGCGCCGCTGCCGAGCGCCTTGCGGCGCTGGCGCCGCCAGGCCAGCCGCGGCCGCCGGCGATGATGATGGCGCTGCACATCTGGTCGATGTCGCACGGCGTCGCCTCGCTGTTCGGCCGCGGCGACGCCGCGCGGCGCAAGCTGCCGATGTCGCCGGAGGAGCTGCTGGAGGCCGAGGTGCTGATCTATCTGCGCGGCCTCGGCTTCCCGACCGAGCGCCGCCCCGGCGCCACGCCGCCGCCGCTGAACGATACGCCGGCCGGCGACAGGTCAGGCGAAAAGTCAGGTCCCTGGGGCAAACCGAAATAA
- a CDS encoding IS4 family transposase, giving the protein MATAGTLVLRKLGETRAGEKAVHRFLSSPHVSVDRIVETLAGRTAVQCAGRRILAVQDTTEINFGGRDKKRRGFGPAGDGQTPGFFIHPVIAVDIESEAVVGLVDAAIWTRSADRVTSRRNRAIEDKESARWLLGCQATASVLSDAAEVTMVADRESDIYLLFARKPERLDLIVRAGQDRSLLGGGTLFGALASAEVLSRSEVRVAPRGPGDKGRVATVELRAGSVHIARSQSLGQSEAAGSVELTLVEAREVDAPSGKTPLLWRLLTTRTVTCATEAEHVVRLYRLRWRIEQVFRALKSDGLALDDSQVVDAERMFNLTAIALAGAIRTIQLVDARDGSLRPATDVIDESFAVALEHLSKKLEGKTLRQKNPHPIGSLAFVSWIAARLGGWNCYYKPPGPKTMRDGWNRLAATLDGYALATQSQNPGIP; this is encoded by the coding sequence GTGGCGACGGCGGGGACGCTGGTGCTACGCAAATTGGGGGAGACGCGCGCGGGCGAGAAGGCCGTGCATCGGTTTCTGTCTTCGCCCCATGTTTCGGTCGATCGGATTGTGGAAACGTTGGCCGGGCGGACTGCGGTTCAATGCGCCGGTCGCCGCATTCTGGCTGTCCAGGACACGACCGAGATCAATTTTGGCGGTCGTGACAAGAAGCGGCGGGGCTTCGGACCTGCCGGCGATGGCCAAACCCCTGGCTTCTTCATCCATCCAGTGATTGCCGTCGATATCGAAAGCGAAGCCGTGGTCGGTCTTGTCGATGCGGCGATCTGGACGCGGTCTGCGGATCGCGTCACGTCGCGCCGCAATCGCGCGATCGAGGATAAGGAATCGGCGCGTTGGCTGTTGGGCTGTCAGGCCACGGCAAGCGTGCTGTCCGATGCCGCCGAGGTGACAATGGTGGCCGATCGCGAAAGCGACATTTACCTGCTGTTTGCCCGCAAACCGGAGCGGCTCGATCTGATCGTGCGCGCCGGTCAGGATCGATCTTTGCTCGGTGGGGGAACGCTCTTTGGGGCGCTTGCCAGTGCTGAAGTGCTGAGCAGAAGCGAGGTCCGCGTGGCGCCGCGCGGGCCTGGTGACAAAGGGCGCGTCGCGACCGTCGAACTCCGCGCGGGCTCGGTGCACATCGCCCGCTCACAAAGTCTGGGGCAATCCGAGGCGGCCGGCAGCGTCGAACTCACCTTGGTGGAAGCACGAGAGGTCGATGCGCCGTCAGGCAAGACGCCGTTGTTGTGGCGCCTACTCACGACCCGCACCGTCACTTGTGCGACCGAGGCTGAACACGTCGTCCGCCTCTATCGCTTGCGCTGGCGCATCGAACAAGTCTTCCGCGCCCTCAAGAGCGACGGCTTGGCCCTCGACGACAGCCAAGTCGTCGACGCCGAGCGGATGTTTAATCTGACCGCCATCGCGCTCGCTGGCGCGATTCGGACGATCCAGCTTGTCGATGCCAGAGACGGCAGCCTCCGCCCGGCAACCGATGTCATTGACGAAAGCTTCGCCGTCGCGCTCGAGCACCTGTCAAAAAAGCTCGAGGGCAAAACGCTACGGCAGAAAAACCCGCATCCTATCGGCTCGCTTGCCTTCGTCTCATGGATCGCGGCCCGTCTCGGCGGATGGAATTGCTACTACAAGCCTCCAGGACCAAAGACCATGCGCGACGGCTGGAACCGCCTTGCCGCAACACTCGACGGCTATGCCCTTGCTACACAGTCACAAAATCCGGGAATCCCCTAG